A genomic region of Corticium candelabrum chromosome 6, ooCorCand1.1, whole genome shotgun sequence contains the following coding sequences:
- the LOC134181607 gene encoding putative cyclin-dependent serine/threonine-protein kinase DDB_G0272797/DDB_G0274007, with product MGGVDKSDQMIKYYEVLRKSLKYWKKIFLHMIDLAVFNSYIMFTALQQEHPQDPLLKRKGQYTQKDFRCELMRGLAGIDVDEPVPRYCASTQRVVQVRPHVDYQHQQHIQTLQQQMHQQQIQHQQAIQTMQQQQHQQQIQHQQHIQQQQQMHQQQLQQLQQQHLLERQQIEQRIQLIQQQQQQQQQLLQQQQQQQQQQQNPRYSSHIPIVAERSVRCIVCSSAGRKNTKTRYRCQECNVPLCVSSADRHCFMTYHS from the coding sequence ATGGGCGGAGTCGATAAGTCCGACCAGATGATTAAATATTATGAAGTCCTTCGCAAGAGCCTCAAGTACTGGAAGAAGatctttctgcacatgattgACTTAGCCGTATTCAACAGCTACATCATGTTTACTGCCCTTCAACAAGAACATCCTCAAGATCCACTTCTCAAGAGGAAAGGGCAGTATACGCAGAAAGACTTCAGGTGTGAGCTTATGCGAGGGTTGGCTGGAATCGATGTCGACGAACCTGTACCACGGTATTGTGCATCAACCCAAAGAGTGGTACAGGTTCGGCCACACGTAGATTACCAACATCagcaacacatacaaacactacaacaacaaatgcatcaacaacaaatacaacatcagCAAGCcatacaaacaatgcaacaacaacagcatcaacaacaaatacaacatcaacaacacatacaacaacaacaacaaatgcaccaacaacaactgcaacaactacaacaacaacacctcTTGGAACgacaacaaatagaacaacgaATACAACtcatacaacagcaacaacaacaacaacaacaactcttacagcaacaacaacaacagcaacagcaacagcaaaacCCTCGGTATAGCTCACACATCCCGATTGTAGCAGAGCGGTCAgtacgttgcattgtttgctCCAGCGCAGGTAGAAAAAACACCAAAACCCGCTATAGGTGTCAAGAATGCAACGTACCCCTCTGCGTGTCATCCGCTGACAGACATTGTTTTATGACATATCATTCTTGA